One Antiquaquibacter oligotrophicus genomic region harbors:
- a CDS encoding PhoH family protein: MAELAQPKQKNTTAQAGGSDTIERTYVLDTSVLLSDPKAVFRFAEHHVVLPVVVITELEAKRNDPEIGYFARQALRNLDELRIQHERLDFPIAVGDGGTLRVELNHSSMASLPSGLQVADNDSRILAVAMNLASEGLSVTVVSKDLPLRVKAASIGLSAEEYRAELAVDSGWTGQVEIDLGSDQMAKLYDDEQLSTRAVEDLPINTGLIVHSDRGSALGRVTGRGQFKLVRGDRDIFGLHGRSAEQRLAIDLLLDPEVGIVSLGGRAGTGKSALALCAGLEAVLEKQQHRKIMVFRPLYAVGGQELGYLPGDAAEKMNPWAQATFDTLGSVVSQNVLDEVIDRGMLEVLPLTHIRGRSLHDAFVIVDEAQSLERNVLLTVLSRIGQNSRVVLTHDVAQRDNLRVGRHDGVASVIETLKGHSLFGHITLTRSERSAIAALVTEMLESNELA; encoded by the coding sequence GTGGCCGAGCTAGCCCAGCCAAAGCAGAAGAACACCACAGCACAGGCGGGGGGCTCGGATACGATCGAGCGCACCTATGTGCTCGACACGTCGGTGCTCCTGTCAGACCCGAAGGCGGTCTTCCGTTTCGCCGAGCATCACGTGGTGCTTCCCGTGGTGGTGATCACCGAACTCGAGGCCAAGCGCAACGATCCGGAGATCGGATACTTCGCACGTCAGGCACTGCGTAACCTCGATGAGCTGCGAATCCAGCACGAGCGCCTCGACTTCCCGATCGCCGTCGGCGATGGCGGCACTCTTCGAGTGGAGCTGAACCACTCCAGCATGGCGTCGCTGCCGTCTGGGCTCCAGGTCGCCGACAACGACTCTCGCATCCTTGCCGTGGCGATGAACCTCGCCTCCGAGGGACTGTCGGTCACGGTCGTATCGAAGGATCTGCCATTGCGTGTCAAGGCGGCATCCATCGGCCTCTCCGCCGAGGAGTACCGCGCAGAACTCGCTGTCGACTCCGGGTGGACCGGTCAGGTCGAAATCGATCTCGGTTCCGATCAGATGGCAAAGCTGTACGACGACGAGCAACTCTCCACGCGCGCCGTCGAAGACCTTCCCATCAACACCGGCCTCATCGTGCATTCGGACCGCGGGTCCGCTCTCGGCCGGGTGACCGGGCGCGGCCAGTTCAAGCTCGTGCGGGGCGACCGGGACATTTTTGGTCTCCACGGCCGCTCCGCCGAACAACGCCTCGCGATCGACCTGCTCCTGGACCCCGAGGTGGGCATCGTCTCCCTCGGCGGCCGTGCCGGCACGGGTAAGTCGGCGCTCGCGCTGTGCGCCGGGCTCGAAGCCGTGCTGGAAAAACAGCAGCATCGCAAGATCATGGTGTTCCGCCCGCTCTACGCGGTAGGAGGCCAGGAGCTCGGTTACCTGCCCGGCGACGCGGCGGAGAAGATGAACCCGTGGGCGCAGGCAACCTTCGACACCCTCGGTTCGGTCGTCTCCCAGAACGTGCTCGACGAGGTCATCGACCGCGGGATGCTCGAGGTGCTGCCCCTGACCCACATCCGTGGCCGCTCCCTCCACGACGCGTTCGTGATCGTCGATGAGGCGCAGTCGCTCGAGCGCAACGTACTCCTCACGGTGCTCAGCAGAATCGGCCAGAACTCGCGGGTCGTTCTCACGCACGACGTCGCCCAGCGCGACAACCTCCGCGTCGGTCGTCACGATGGTGTCGCCTCCGTCATCGAGACCCTGAAGGGACACTCCCTCTTCGGTCACATCACGCTCACCCGATCGGAGCGCTCGGCAATCGCAGCGCTCGTCACGGAGATGCTCGAGAGCAACGAACTGGCGTGA